Proteins from one Neodiprion fabricii isolate iyNeoFabr1 chromosome 5, iyNeoFabr1.1, whole genome shotgun sequence genomic window:
- the LOC124183630 gene encoding probable ATP-dependent RNA helicase DHX34 — MSYRKMHDEERTRRSSAKRKRHEDMRNRRNSDGERSDPRRDERSDFSFQKYRYELSKVFSANPNLVQDPEDFWKFVGKYEVVEKKRGSMGAEDKLLNDSQQSRDPTVYHRSHCLNVRVNLSLGELFARVPPAKELTDSKLCTFRDVINLYLDFKQKEKFAKLKKLRESQANLPVYQYRDEIVEAVKNERVVIIAGDTGCGKSTQVPQYLYKGGFGRIACTQPRRIACISLAKRVAFETLTENLTEVGYQIRFEKQRNQDTKITFITEGLLLRQVSGEMGLSHYDVIVLDEVHERHLHGDFLLGIMKCIIHQRQDLKLVLMSATINIQLFSNYFAKEDVKVIQVPGRLYPIQLNYRPIAVDDLRQKSDRFNPSPYVQIMQMIDKKYPQDEKGDLLVFLSGMSEITAVVDCAKEYASKTNNWIVLPLHSTLSIAEQDKVFDYAPDGVRKCIVSTNIAETSITIDGIRFVVDSGKVKEMSYDPICKMQRLKEFWISKASAEQRKGRAGRTGPGVCYRLYSEEEYTALEKYSTPELQRVPLDSLLLQMVAMGLPDSRKFPFIEPPPPESIENSILSLKEHGALTDDEKLTVIGKTLSRLPVDITIGKMLVMGSLFHQVEPVLSLAAALSIQNPFTNRAYRDTECENSRKKLESDHGDPITLLNAYKEWLEVKQESSREVRGNSSTSRKWCKRRGLEEQRFYEMTKLRTQFKELLQDCGLLKNLQEPSSSMTSTERILRHGEMKLLKTLKRTYKQTAPRKRKELKLDLFDIQMEDKDDNDGEIDIKDVEFRMRNDSSQVQNLLTAATACSYKDLMMLKLILCSGLYPQFACADEFNYCKSTSEQLFHTKAKPYIALHPMSFFGNHPQVLQLEEPDIMSIPAFKSKSPLSPKHQLLTYLSLLETTKPYLVNTMRMPAAQTLLLFAHEIDTNYTFSILVCDSWLKLEFPMPDSGQTLLMKATKLRQKWDMLLTHRLEEASPSITSKKDTSQVEYELNQELIQFMHTTVPYTIKRLLPADLKIIYVGCGENYVEVKPNPFQSDFECETNCGKGGVRLTNNITFNCLVESDWSDKLAVDMIETEWNCANCGITTPMTSIEKLQHQSNCFVINEDDHQASIEPPTEQKPNSKPYDCPECKKTIYLTPIEILRHKKQHL; from the exons atgagctATAGAAAAATGCACGACGAAGAACGAACGAGACGTTCATCTGCTAAACGGAAAAGACACGAAGATATGAGAAATAGGAGGAATTCTGATGGAGAGAGATCCGATCCACGGCGGGACGAGCGGtcggatttttcatttcagaaaTATCGCTACGAGCTGAGCAAAGTTTTCTCTGCAAATCCTAACCTGGTGCAAGACCCAGAggatttttggaaatttgtaGGAAAGTATGAGGTGGTTGAGAAAAAACGTGGTAGTATGGGAGCGGAGGACAAGTTGCTCAATGATTCGCAACAGTCGAGAGACCCGACCGTCTACCACAGGTCACACTGCTTAAATGTCAGAGTGAATTTAAGTTTGGGAGAACTGTTTGCACGAGTTCCACCTGCGAAAGAATTAACAGACAGTAAATTATGCACATTTCGAGACGTAATCAATCTCTATCTAGACTTTAAACAGAAGGAGAAATTTGCTAAGTTGAAAAAACTCAGGGAAAGTCAAGCCAATCTGCCGGTCTATCAATACCGGGACGAGATCGTCGAAGCTGTTAAAAATGAGCGTGTTGTTATCATAGCTGGGGACACAGGATGTGGAAAGTCTACTCAAGTTCCTCAGTACTTGTACAAAGGTGGATTCGGAAGAATCG ccTGTACTCAACCTCGCAGAATAGCTTGCATATCGCTGGCTAAACGTGTCgcatttgaaactttgactGAGAACCTTACAGAAGTTGGCTACCAGATCAGGTTTGAAAAGCAGAGAAATCAGGACACTAAGATCACGTTTATTACCGAGGGACTGCTGCTGCGCCAG GTATCGGGTGAAATGGGATTATCTCATTACGACGTAATCGTGCTCGACGAGGTGCACGAGAGACATTTACATGGTGACTTTTTGTTAGGAATTAtgaaatgtataatacatcAGAGACAGGATTTAAAACTAGTGCTAATGTCTGCtacaataaatattcaactgTTCAGTAATTACTTTGCCAAAGAAGATGTCAAGGTGATCCAA GTTCCAGGTAGACTGTATCCGATACAGTTGAACTATCGACCGATAGCAGTAGATGATTTGCGACAAAAATCCGATAGATTCAATCCAAGTCCGTACGTGCAAATCATGCAAATGATTGACAAGAAGTATCCAC AAGACGAAAAGGGCGATTTACTCGTATTCCTCAGCGGTATGAGCGAGATTACTGCAGTTGTTGATTGCGCAAAGGAATATGCTTCTAAAACTAACAACTGGATAGTGTTGCCTTTACACAGTACTTTGTCCATAGCTGAACAAGACAAG GTGTTTGATTACGCCCCAGATGGGGTTCGTAAATGCATTGTCTCTACAAATATTGCTGAAACGTCAATAACCATTGATGGTATAAGATTTGTTGTGGACAGTGGAAAGGTGAAGGAAATGAGCTATGATCCGATCTGCAAAATGCAACGGTTAAAAGAATTTTGGATCAGTAAAGCGAGCGCAGAgcaaagaaaaggaagagcTGGGAGAACGGGACCTGGTGTTTGCTACAG GCTTTATTCTGAAGAGGAATACACAGCGTTAGAGAAATACTCGACTCCTGAACTTCAGCGAGTGCCTCTGGACTCCTTATTGTTACAAATGGTTGCCATGGGGCTGCCAGATTCGCGGAAATTTCCATTCATAGAACCTCCACCGCCAGAGAGCATTGAAAACTCGATACTTTCATTGAAAGAACAC ggTGCTTTAACCGATGATGAAAAACTAACTGTGATTGGCAAAACACTTTCGAGACTCCCAGTCGATATAACTATAGGAAAAATGTTGGTGATGGGCTCACTATTTCACCAAGTCGAACCTGTTTTATCACTCGCTGCTGCTCTCAGCATTCAAAATCCGTTCACAAACAGAGCATACAGAGACACTGAGTGTGAG AACTCTAGGAAGAAACTAGAATCTGACCATGGGGATCCTATAACTTTATTGAACGCGTACAAAGAATGGCTGGAAGTAAAACAGGAAAGCAGTCGTGAAGTCAGAGGAAATTCAAGTACGAGTAGAAAGTGGTGCAAACGACGAGGGCTGGAGGAACAAAGATTTTATGAAATGACCAAGCTACGGACGCAATTCAAGGAACTGCTTCAA GATTGTGGGTTGCTAAAAAATCTCCAGGAACCAAGCTCCTCGATGACTAGCACAGAGCGGATACTGAGGCATGGAGAAATGAAATTACTGAAGACGCTTAAGCGTACTTACAAGCAAACGGCACCTAGAAAACGTAAAGAGTTGAAGTTAGACCTGTTTGATATACAAATGGAAGACAAAGACGATAATGATGGTGAGATTGACATAAAGGACGTAGAATTTCGCATGAGAAACGACTCGTCGCAGGTCCAGAACCTTCTTACTGCAGCAACTGCCTGCAGCTACAAAGACTTGATGATGCTCAAGTTAATTTTGTGCAGCGGATTGTATCCCCAATTCGCTTGCGCTGATGAATTTAACTATTGTAAA TCTACCAGTGAGCAGCTATTTCACACAAAAGCCAAGCCCTACATCGCTCTCCACCCAATGAGCTTTTTCGGGAACCATCCACAAGTCTTGCAACTTGAAGAACCAGACATCATGTCAATCCCAGCATTCAAATCAAAGTCTCCGCTCAGCCCGAAGCATCAACTGCTAACCTACTT GTCACTCCTAGAAACAACCAAACCATATTTAGTAAATACTATGAGGATGCCAGCTGCCCAAACGCTACTGCTTTTTGCGCATGAAATTGATACCAATTACACATTTTCAAT tttAGTCTGTGACTCGTGGCTAAAATTAGAATTTCCAATGCCGGACAGCGGACAAACATTATTGATGAAAGCCACTAAACTAAGACAGAAATGGGACATGCTTTTAACCCACAGATTGGAAG AAGCCTCGCCGTCAATCACTTCCAAAAAGGATACTAGCCAAGTTGAGTACGAACTTAATCAGGAGCTGATACAGTTCATGCATACCACAGTACCCTACACTATCAAACGCTTGTTGCCTGCCGATTTGAAGATAATTTACGTTGGCTGTGGTGAAAATTACGTTGAAGTAAAACCCAATCCCTTTCAAAGTGACTTTGAGTGCGAAACGAATTGTGGAAAAGGTGGCGTCCGGTTGACAAACAATATCACCTTCAACTG CCTCGTTGAGTCAGACTGGAGTGATAAATTAGCGGTAGATATGATAGAAACTGAATGGAACTGCGCAAACTGTGGTATCACAACTCCAATGACTAGCATTGAGAAGTTGCAGCATCAGAGTAATTGCTTCGTAATAAACGAGGATGACCATCAGGCTTCTATTGAACCACCCACTGAGCAAAAACCAAACAGCAAACCCTACGATTGTCCAGAGTGCAAAAAAACCATTTATCTCACGCCTATAGAAATATTAAGACATAAAAAACAACACTTGTAA
- the LOC124183631 gene encoding GPI mannosyltransferase 2, which produces MYGPREKVFWFAVTSRLVVISLQFIFNRIFPDHDAHVFNSPLDPEMKTSIYDSTVEYLFGGFLRWDAQYFIHIAKYGYTYEKTLAFYPLYPLCIRCLSVVLRVVFFSLNDHSIAILAALLINFVCFVKSATVFYDLSKIVLKDTALAYKAAILYCINPASIFFSAFYSEAMFAWLSFNIMLAYVNNNPYIYLPIGLSILVRSNGLINLGYPVYSFVRCLIRTVLPKVSRNYQNFQAEPIFPFGCRTMLGSFLWLSNVVFLSIVPYILHQLYNYSLYCTYHEVTIPDYVLNHSDEDVLLIPGTVIPPWCKDSIPVAYSYIQAEYWNVGFMRYWIFKNLPNILLGFPSLYLILCQSFKYLSEHRIQLYTLGSFSTDVRNCEKSKNKKLSPDIFVFVVHGICLVLICLGFVHLEVSTRLLCSASPLLYWCCASKLSYKSERRNENAMNAMDFEYPENLNSKWRVFFLSQTTHSKNDIIILSYYLAYTGIGCGMFSNNLPWT; this is translated from the coding sequence ATGTACGGACCaagagaaaaagttttttggttCGCCGTTACCTCACGTCTAGTTGTTATTTCACtacaatttatatttaatcgGATATTTCCTGACCATGATGCCCATGTTTTTAATAGTCCATTGGACCCTGAAATGAAAACATCAATTTATGATAGCACGGTTGAATATCTATTCGGCGGTTTTCTCAGGTGGGACGCccaatattttatacacatcgCTAAATATGGGTACACGTATGAAAAGACATTGGCATTTTATCCCTTGTATCCCTTGTGTATCAGATGCTTATCTGTCGTTTTGAGGGTCGTCTTTTTCTCGTTGAATGATCATAGTATAGCAATATTGGCAGCTTTGTTAATAAATTTCGTCTGTTTTGTTAAATCTGCCACAGTTTTTTACGACTTGAGCAAAATTGTTCTCAAAGACACTGCTTTGGCGTACAAAGCGGCTATTTTATACTGTATTAATCCAGCCAGCATATTCTTTTCCGCGTTTTACTCTGAGGCTATGTTTGCTTGGCTATCGTTTAACATCATGCTGGCGTATGTTAACAATAACCCATACATTTATCTCCCTATTGGTCTCTCTATCCTTGTTCGGTCCAACGGACTGATAAACCTGGGATACCCAGTCTACTCGTTCGTCAGGTGTTTGATACGAACTGTACTTCCCAAAGTAAGTAGGAATTATCAAAACTTCCAAGCTGAGCCAATTTTCCCTTTTGGATGTCGTACGATGTTAGGTTCTTTTCTTTGGCTCTCGAACGTTGTGTTTCTATCTATCGTTCCGTACATCTTACATCAGTTGTACAATTACAGTTTATACTGTACATATCATGAAGTCACGATACCAGATTACGTGCTTAATCATTCAGATGAAGATGTCCTGCTAATACCTGGAACCGTTATTCCCCCCTGGTGCAAGGATTCTATTCCTGTTGCATATTCTTACATTCAAGCGGAGTATTGGAACGTTGGATTTATGCGATActggattttcaaaaatcttccTAATATACTTCTTGGATTCCCATCCCTCTATCTTATACTTtgtcaaagtttcaaatacTTGAGTGAGCACAGAATTCAACTATATACGTTAGGAAGCTTTTCAACTGATGTtcgaaattgtgaaaaatcaaagaataaaaaactcTCCCCGGATATTTTTGTATTCGTAGTTCACGGAATATGTTTAGTATTGATTTGTCTAGGATTTGTACATCTGGAAGTGAGCACTCGTTTATTGTGTTCTGCAAGCCCCTTGTTATATTGGTGTTGTGCTTCTAAATTGTCGTATAAATCAGAGCGGAGAAATGAGAACGCTATGAATGCAATGGATTTTGAATATccagaaaatttaaattcaaagtGGAGAGTTTTCTTCTTATCTCAAACGACGCATTCAAAGAATGACATCATAATCTTATCCTATTATCTGGCTTACACCGGAATAGGATGTGGTATGTTTTCCAACAACCTTCCTTGGACATAA
- the LOC124183629 gene encoding dual oxidase-like, with translation MFVIILLLLYYGIPSGQPQIITKPPDPHSVPPPDNGSYKSDLLLNWLISGCSSKTCHPEFRKDPYEYEGFDGWYNNFGRPDLGAVDTPLLRRSKAAYRDGVYQPSGYNRPNPLELSENLLNGTVATLSNTGRNAFLVFFGQQVVEEILDAQRAACPPEYFNIKIPENHRYLKLNKEMPVLRTRYDARTGYSPNNPRQQLNEITPYLDGGLIYGTTKAWSDVLRTNKDGKIEPKGLLAASDDGLFPIINNVRLPMANPPPPHNHSEYINRHYTERVDRFFRLGNPRGNENPYLFTFGVLWFRWHNYIANHISKFNKDWSSDKIFNEARKWVIASQQHIVVEEWLPEWLGSNLEPYKGYDPSVDPQIDQFFQAAAFRFGHTLVPAGVQTRKSAKDKCGRGKIIRTCNSFWRPMEAILEAVDYNTSLSVGMERLIMGMTGQLCETEDHKIVEDLRGNVFGPLEFSRRDLMAINIQRARDHGLPDYNTVREIFGLSRITKESDFVHVTRETQQALLKLYNKKFDDIDLWVGGIMETNNGPGELFQKIIKDQFQRIRDGDRFWYNNGKNGLFTEPEIMRIKQLSFYHILLAVTDIKANDIQRQLFKVPTKDDDVKKTCNNEFKEKTNCFNTSSCFHITPRPEEVNKIPCSQPGTYDYFSTSDVSFILTFLGLSAFIVGLIVFLGVTLAIRRKKLRRVMPINVHDADENMDHVHSATEWINHRKPLRPILITLNVARKKIEVANQHGSPLRALDMNRNLETKIYIPTDEAYVMIKVEHNYDLIIKFANDHLRNVFLKHFDRFSTNINMNCNKVRNLTKVSMLKQAVTQKDRQKQLDRFFRSIFALLWNHTSTSQTKLSQADLNKLIGEKLAKDVMYTELTLYEFAEVLSMPPESNFVKKMFEWADNNKNGLISFREFIAVMTVFYNGSAEEKTELLFNMYDINAKGTLSRDDFANLLRSLVETYKVDLNKDDLDQAIRSTMHAAGLADKQDIDLMDFQRLLKDYKQQLKLEFNIPAQQGKAQKLANRAQGARESFYNDPRELRKRVGGKLETEAEEPIDKNIEIIKTSMSTGIYWYPITKYIADKQLQIFWLFLYTTVLIAIFAERAYYYQVEREHTGLRRISGPGVTLTRGAASAMMFTYATLLVTMSQNTITVLRETFLHQYIPFDLSLDMHKYVAIWALVFTMLHVMGHAVNFYHISTQTADDLTCLFPNFFHSTHEIPKFHYWCWQTITGITGVVLTILTAVMFLFSIPLIRRRLYNWFRYTHSMYPIFFILMILHGTGRLVQEPFTHYYLLGPLILFTIDKIITVTRKTSELQIVQADCLPSGVTCLKFEKPSDFQYKSGQWIRIACTDLNPNEYHPFTLSSSPNEPKLSVHIRAVGPWTHDIRYRVDPTLMKDSEMKLPKIRIDGPYGESAQDWYKYKTAIMIGGGIGVTPFSSILKDIVYKSNIHQSLGCQKVYFLWITRTQRQFEWMVDILRELEVADKNKVVTAHIFITQFYEKFDVRTVLLYMCERYFHGESNRSLFTGLEAVTHFGRPDFLKFFRAIRRLNSKNHTVGVFSCGSRSMVQSVGQACTTLNRETNDDGIFKHHYQSF, from the exons ATGTTTGTGATCATACTGCTGTTATTGTACTACGGCATTCCTTCTGGGCAGCCACAGATTATCACAAAGCCACCAG ATCCACACAGTGTTCCACCACCCGATAATGGGAGCTATAAAAGTGACCTGCTTCTGAACTGGCTAATTTCGGGTTGCTCGAGCAAAACCTGTCACCCAGAGTTCCGCAAAGACCCGTACGAGTATGAAGGATTCGATGGATGGTACAATAATTTCGGACGACCAGATCTAGGAGCGGTTGACACACCACTGTTAAGGAGAAGCAAAGCAGCTTACAGAGACGGAGTGTATCAACCATCAGGATATAACAGACCCAACCCATTGGAATTAAGCGAAAACTTGTTAAACGGAACTGTAGCAACGCTATCAAACACTGGAAGAAACGcatttctcgttttttttg GTCAGCAAGTCGTGGAGGAAATTTTAGATGCCCAAAGGGCGGCTTGTCCACCAGAATATTTCAACATTAAAATACCAGAAAACCACAGATatctgaaattaaataaagagATGCCGGTATTGCGAACACGATACGATGCGCGAACAGGATATTCACCTAACAATCCTCGTCAGCAG CTCAATGAAATCACCCCGTACCTCGACGGAGGGCTTATCTACGGTACTACGAAAGCGTGGTCTGATGTTTTGCGTACGAATAAGGATGGCAAAATTGAGCCAAAAGGATTGCTCGCAGCATCGGACGACGGATTGTTCCCAATAATAAACAATGTTAGATTGCCGATGGCTAATCCGCCTCCTCCACATAATCACAGTGAATACATTAACCGGCATTACACCGAGAGAGTGGACAGATTTTTCA GGCTGGGAAATCCACGGGGTAATGAAAACCCTTACCTCTTTACTTTCGGAGTGCTGTGGTTCCGGTGGCACAATTACATCGCAAACCACATAAGTAAATTCAACAAGGACTGGTCGagtgataaaatattcaatgaaGCTAGAAAATGGGTTATCGCTTCCCAACAGCACATCGTTGTAGAGGAATGGCTGCCGGAATGGCTTGGCAGCAACTTAGAACCATATAAAG GCTATGATCCCAGTGTGGATCCACAGATAGATCAGTTCTTTCAAGCAGCTGCGTTTCGCTTCGGACACACTCTGGTACCAGCAG GCGTTCAAACGAGGAAATCTGCAAAGGATAAGTGtggaagaggaaaaataatacgaacGTGTAACAGTTTCTGGCGACCAATG GAAGCTATTTTAGAAGCAGTAGATTACAATACGTCGCTGAGCGTTGGCATGGAGAGACTAATAATGGGCATGACTGGACAGTTGTGCGAGACGGAAGATCATAAAATTGTTGAGGATTTAAGGGGCAATGTGTTTGGACCACTGGAATTTTCCAGGCGTGATTTAATGGCTATTAATATTCAGCGAGCCCGTGATCACGGACTTCCAGATTACAATACGGTCCGAGAGATATTCGGCTTGTCTCGTATCACTAAAGAATCTGACTTTGTACACGTCACCCGCGAG ACACAACAAGCGCTTCTAAAGCTCTACAATAAAAAGTTCGACGACATCGATCTTTGGGTAGGTGGAATAATGGAGACTAATAACGGACCTGGGGagttgtttcaaaaaataataaaagaccAATTCCAACGCATCCGAGACGGTGATAGATTTTGGTacaataatggaaaaaatgg ATTATTCACCGAACCTGAAATAATGCGTATAAAACAATTATCTTTCTATCATATACTATTAGCCGTGACAGATATAAAGGCAAACGACATTCAAAGACAGCTGTTCAAAGTTCCAACTAAAG ATGacgatgtgaaaaaaacatGCAACAATGAATTTAAGGAAAAAACGAACTGTTTTAACACATCTTCTTGTTTCCATATAACACCAAGACCTGAGGAAGTAAACAAGATACCGTGTTCTCAACCGGGGAcgtacgattatttttcgaccaGTGACGTATCGTTCATACTGACTTTTCTTGGTCTATCGGCATTCATAGTTG GACTTATTGTCTTCCTGGGAGTAACGCTGGCAATAAGACGCAAGAAATTGAGAAGAGTAATGCCAATAAATGTGCATGATGCTGACGAAAATATGGACCATGTTCATTCCG CCACTGAATGGATCAATCACAGAAAACCACTACGACCTATACTCATAACGTTGAAtgttgcgagaaaaaaaatcgaagtgGCAAATCAACACGGTTCTCCGTTGCGAGCTCTGGACATGAATCGCAACTTGGAAACAAAG ATTTACATACCAACCGATGAAGCTTACGTGATGATTAAAGTGGAACACAATTACGAtcttataataaaatttgcaaatgatCACTTGCGAAATGTATTCCTGAAGCATTTTGATAGATTTTCTACCAACATCAACATGAATTGCAATAAAGTGCGTAATTTAACAAAGGTGTCAATGCTGAAGCAGGCTGTAACACAGAAGGATAGACAAAAACAATTGGACAGATTCTTTCGAAGCATATTTGCactg CTTTGGAACCACACGAGTACATCACAGACAAAGCTTTCTCAAGCAGATCTTAATAAATTAATAGGAGAGAAGCTAGCCAAGGATGTGATGTATACTGAGCTGACACTATACGAATTTGCCGAAGTTTTAAGTATGCCTCCAGAgtcaaatttcgttaaaaAG ATGTTTGAGTGGGCAGACAACAACAAAAATGGATTGATATCGTTTCGGGAATTTATAGCCGTGATGACGGTGTTTTACAACGGCTCTGCAGAGGAAAAAACGGAATTGTTGTTTAACATGTACGACATAAATGCTAAGGGTACATTGAGCAGAGACGATTTTGCAAACTTGTTAAG ATCTCTAGTAGAAACGTATAAAGTAGATTTGAATAAAGACGACTTGGATCAGGCTATACGATCAACAATGCACGCAGCTGGGCTAGCAGACAAGCAAGACATTGATTTGATGGATTTTCAACGCTTGCTTAAAGACTACAAGCAGCAGCTAAAGCTAGAATTCAACATTCCTGCGCAACAAGGTAAAGCGCAAAAACTTGCAAACAGAGCTCAAGGAGCAAGAGAAAGCTTCTACAACGATCCAAGAGAATTACGTAAAAGAGTTGGAGGTAAATTAGAAACAGAGGCGGAAGAACCCATCGAcaagaatattgaaataatcaaAACTTCGATGTCTACGGGGATATACTGGTATCCAATTACAAAGTACATTGCCGATAAGCAGCTGCAGATTTTCTGGCTCTTCTTATACACAACAGTGCTAATAGCGATATTTGCCGAACGTGCTTACt ATTATCAAGTTGAACGAGAGCACACTGGATTACGACGGATATCAGGACCTGGAGTGACCTTAACAAGAGGTGCTGCATCGGCAATGATGTTCACTTATGCAACTTTACTCGTAACGATGTCTCAGAACACCATAACTGTGCTCAGAGAAACTTTTCTGCATCAATATATACCGTTCGATTTGAGTTTAGATATGCACAAGTACGTTGCCATCTGGGCCCTAGTTTTTACCA TGCTGCACGTCATGGGTCATGCCGTTAACTTCTACCACATATCAACACAAACAGCTGATGACTTGACCTGCTTATTCCCAAACTTCTTTCATTC AACACACGAGATACCAAAGTTCCACTACTGGTGCTGGCAAACAATTACAGGAATAACAGGCGTTGTGCTAACTATTTTGACGGCAGTGATGTTCCTATTTTCTATACCCTTAATAAGAAGAAGGCTATACAACTGGTTCCGCTACACACATTCTATGTACCCAATATTCTTCATCCTCATGATTCTCCACGGCACTGGACGATTAGTTCAG GAACCATTCACCCATTACTACCTCCTCGGACCGCTGATTCTCTTcacaatagataaaataataacagtgaCGAGGAAAACTTCGGAGTTACAAATCGTACAAGCAGACTGTCTGCCCTCAG GAGTAACGTGCCTCAAGTTCGAAAAGCCATCAGATTTCCAATACAAATCTGGACAATGGATCAGAATAGCTTGCACGGATTTGAACCCAAACGAGTACCATCCTTTTACACTATCGTCTTCACCTAACGAGCCGAAACTTTCAGTTCACATCAGAGCAGTAGGCCCTTGGACTCATGATATTCGATATAGGGTAGACCCAACTCTGATGAAGGACTCAGAAATGAAGCTTCCAAAG atTCGAATCGATGGCCCGTACGGAGAAAGCGCACAGGACTGGTACAAGTACAAGACAGCCATAATGATAGGTGGTGGAATTGGAGTGACCCCGTTCTCTTCGATACTAAAGGATATAGTATACAAATCGAATATCCACCAAAGTTTGGGATGTCAAAAG GTATACTTTTTATGGATAACAAGGACTCAACGGCAGTTTGAGTGGATGGTCGACATATTAAGAGAGCTGGAAGTGGCGGATAAGAACAAAGTTGTAACAGCTCATATATTCATAACGCAGTTTTATGAGAAATTTGATGTCCGCACAGTATTGCTG taCATGTGCGAGCGTTATTTTCACGGGGAATCGAACAGATCATTGTTCACCGGACTTGAAGCAGTTACGCATTTCGGACGGCCTGatttcctaaaatttttcagggCAATTCGCAGATTAAATTCTAAA aatcATACGGTCGGAGTATTCAGCTGTGGATCTCGATCGATGGTACAATCTGTTGGTCAGGCGTGCACTACGCTTAACAGAGAGACAAACGACGACGGCATATTCAAACATCACTACCAGTCATTTTAA